Proteins encoded together in one Telopea speciosissima isolate NSW1024214 ecotype Mountain lineage chromosome 6, Tspe_v1, whole genome shotgun sequence window:
- the LOC122665351 gene encoding protease 2 isoform X3, with product MKLHSSYVHVGMCRVSPDHNFLAYTLDTTGAEHFMLQIKDLRTGCILPKSRVDGVVSLAWAQDFLFYTVSNETQRPYRVLCTRLGSGMMDPNLIFTESDSSCCVDIASTKDGKFITVNSNSRTSSEVYVIDATNPQNVLQRVRKRVPGVQYFLEHHYGFFYILTNASLGEDTGLVGGGYHLARCSAEDIQSATWQDIIVPDQDVNFQDMDIFNGHLVFFLDKRGSPMICSINMPIAENCKSPLKLNDLNPWFFPVPACFCNVAPGSNHDFMTSIYRVVLSSPVMPDVIIDYDMLKQKFLIVQQEEIMGVCGSTRSDSRTSASKKSIEKLLGMHTHNDQSILNVGLHSWKDLSHSFSCERKEVISHDGVSVPLTILYSREARQKGHSPGLLLGYGAYGEVLDKSWCANRLSLLDRGWVVAFADVRGGSGGDSTWHKSGSGMHKLNSFYDFVACGKYLINEGYVHKDRLGAMTFSAGGLVVGAAINMYPDLFRAAILKEDMMFQLCLCQVPFLDICNTLLDPSLPLTILDYEEFGDPRVQTQFETIFSYSPYDNIPPGVCHPSMLVTTSFHDSRVGVWEGAKWVAKLRERTCSSCSRSVILKTNMSGGHFGEGGRFSQCEETAFEYAFLMKVTGMLNAEKSGGLL from the exons TCAAGAGTTGATGGTGTTGTTAGCTTGGCATGGGCTCAGGATTTCTTGTTCTACACAGTTTCAAATGAGACCCAGCGGCCTTACAG GGTACTCTGTACAAGACTAGGATCAGGCATGATGGATCCTAATCTGATATTCACAGAAAGTGATTCCAGTTGCTGTGTGGACATAGCAAGCACCAAGGATGGGAAGTTTATCACTGTAAATTCTAATTCGAGAACATCATCTGAG GTTTATGTAATAGATGCAACCAACCCACAAAATGTGTTGCAAAGAGTACGGAAGCGTGTGCCTGGTGTACAATACTTTTTGGAACATCACTATGGTTTCTTTTATATTCTTACAAATGCTTCTTTGGGGGAAGATACAGGTTTGGTCGGTGGAGGTTATCATTTGGCTAGATGCAGTGCTGAGGATATTCAGTCGGCTACATGGCAG gATATTATTGTGCCAGATCAAGATGTCAACTTTCAAGATATGGACATTTTTAATGGACATTTAGTGTTTTTCCTTGATAAGAGGGGATCTCCTATGATCTGTTCCATCAATATGCCTATTGCTGAGAATTGTAAG AGTCCTTTGAAGCTCAATGATCTTAATCCTTGGTTTTTCCCTGTGCCTGCATGCTTCTGTAATGTTGCTCCTGGCTCAAACCATGACTTCATGACGTCCATTTACCGCGTGGTGCTTTCATCCCCAGTG ATGCCTGATGTAATCATTGACTATGATATGTTAAAGCAAAAATTCCTGATTGTTCAGCAAGAGGAAATTATGGGAGTTTGTGGCAGTACCAGGTCGGATTCAAGGACATCTGCTTCTAAGAAATCCATTGAAAAGCTTTTGGGCATGCATACCCACAATGACCAGTCTATCCTAAATGTAGGTTTGCATAGCTGGAAAGATCTTTCTCACTCATTTTCTTGTGAAAGGAAGGAAGTTATTTCCCATGATGGTGTTTCAGTCCCTTTGACCATCTTGTACTCTCGGGAGGCACGACAAAAGGGTCACTCTCCTGGACTTTTACTAGGGTATGGAGCTTATGGTGAGGTTCTGGATAAAAGTTGGTGTGCCAATCGCTTAAGTTTACTTGATCGTGGTTGGGTTGTGGCATTTGCTGATGTGAG AGGTGGTAGTGGTGGAGATTCTACGTGGCATAAATCAGGCAGTGGAATGCACAAATTAAACTCATTTTATGATTTCGTTGCTTGTGGCAAGTACCTGATTAACGAGGGTTATGTTCATAAAGATCGGCTGGGTGCTATGACCTTTAGTGCAGGAGGCCTTGTTGTGGGGGCAGCCATCAACATGTATCCTGATTTATTTCGTGCTGCTATTTTGAAG GAGGATATGATGTTTCAGTTATGTTTGTGTCAGGTTCCGTTTCTTGATATTTGCAACACATTGTTAGATCCCAGTTTACCACTCACCATCTTGGACTACGAAGAATTTGGGGATCCTAGGGTTCAAACTCAGTTTGAGACTATCTTCAGCTATTCTCCCTATGATAACATTCCTCCAGGAGTTTGCCATCCTTCAATGCTGGTGACAACTTCATTTCATGACTCAAG AGTTGGAGTATGGGAAGGTGCGAAATGGGTGGCCAAATTGCGAGAAAGAACATGCTCTAGTTGTTCTCGTTCAGTCATCCTGAAGACAAATATGAGTGGAGGACATTTTGGTGAAGGTGGCCGGTTCAGCCAATGTGAGGAGACAGCCTTTGAGTATGCCTTTCTGATGAAAGTGACGGGGATGCTCAATGCTGAAAAATCTGGAGGTTTATTGTGA